In one Hyphomicrobium sp. 99 genomic region, the following are encoded:
- the hisA gene encoding 1-(5-phosphoribosyl)-5-[(5-phosphoribosylamino)methylideneamino]imidazole-4-carboxamide isomerase has protein sequence MILFPAIDLKDGQCVRLKLGEMDAATVFNDDPAAQAASFERQGFKYLHIVDLNGAFAGKPVNGAAVEAILKAITIPAQLGGGIRDLATIEAWLEKGIRRVILGTIAVRDPALVREAAKRFPGQVAVGIDAKGGKVAVEGWAETSELTAADLAQRFEDAGVAAIIYTDIERDGVLKGLNLPATAALANATRIPVIASGGLASIADVRELIKPEYRMLEGAITGRALYDGRIDPKEALALLETA, from the coding sequence TTGATCCTTTTTCCTGCAATTGACCTCAAGGACGGCCAATGCGTCCGGCTCAAGCTCGGCGAAATGGACGCCGCGACCGTGTTCAACGACGATCCGGCGGCTCAGGCGGCCAGTTTCGAGCGGCAAGGCTTCAAGTATCTCCATATCGTCGACTTGAACGGTGCGTTCGCGGGTAAGCCCGTCAACGGCGCGGCGGTCGAGGCGATTTTGAAGGCGATCACCATCCCGGCGCAGCTTGGCGGCGGCATTCGTGATTTGGCGACCATCGAGGCTTGGCTTGAAAAGGGCATCCGCCGCGTCATTCTCGGCACCATCGCGGTTCGCGATCCGGCGCTCGTTCGGGAGGCTGCGAAGCGCTTTCCGGGGCAGGTTGCCGTCGGCATCGACGCGAAGGGTGGTAAAGTCGCGGTTGAGGGCTGGGCGGAGACGTCGGAGCTGACTGCGGCCGATCTCGCGCAGCGGTTCGAGGATGCGGGCGTCGCTGCGATCATCTATACCGACATCGAGCGTGATGGGGTTCTGAAGGGCCTCAATCTGCCGGCGACGGCGGCGTTGGCGAATGCGACGCGCATCCCGGTGATCGCGTCCGGCGGCCTCGCGTCGATCGCCGATGTCAGAGAGCTCATAAAGCCCGAATATCGCATGCTCGAAGGCGCGATTACCGGACGCGCACTATACGATGGGCGGATCGATCCCAAAGAAGCACTCGCACTTCTGGAGACGGCATGA
- the hisF gene encoding imidazole glycerol phosphate synthase subunit HisF, with product MLKIRIIPCLDVKDGRVVKGVNFVDLIDAGDPVEAAAAYDAAGADELCFLDITASHENRDTIFDVVERTANRCFMPLTVGGGVRTVEDIRKLLEAGADKVSINTAAVTNRAFVKEASEKFGAQCIVVAIDAKKVSGEGEPPRWEIFTHGGRKPTGLDAIAYAREVAELGAGEILLTSMDRDGTKAGFDVALTRAIADAVKIPVIASGGVGTLQHLVDGVEKGHASAVLAASIFHFGTYSIPEAKDYMAKAGLAMRLDP from the coding sequence ATGCTGAAAATCCGCATCATTCCGTGCCTCGACGTAAAAGACGGCCGCGTCGTGAAGGGCGTTAATTTCGTCGATCTGATCGATGCTGGAGATCCGGTCGAAGCAGCGGCGGCCTATGACGCCGCTGGCGCGGACGAGCTTTGCTTTCTCGACATCACGGCGAGCCACGAAAACCGCGACACCATCTTCGACGTCGTTGAGCGTACGGCGAACCGGTGCTTCATGCCGCTGACGGTCGGCGGCGGCGTCCGGACGGTCGAAGATATTCGCAAGCTGCTCGAAGCGGGCGCCGACAAGGTTTCGATCAACACCGCGGCTGTCACCAATCGTGCCTTCGTCAAGGAAGCGAGCGAGAAGTTCGGCGCGCAGTGCATCGTGGTCGCGATCGATGCGAAGAAAGTTTCAGGGGAAGGCGAGCCGCCGCGCTGGGAGATCTTCACGCACGGGGGCCGCAAGCCGACGGGTCTCGATGCCATCGCCTACGCGCGGGAAGTTGCGGAGCTGGGAGCGGGCGAAATTCTTCTCACATCCATGGATCGCGACGGCACGAAAGCCGGCTTCGACGTGGCGTTGACTCGTGCCATTGCTGATGCCGTGAAGATCCCCGTCATCGCATCAGGCGGTGTCGGTACGCTGCAGCATCTGGTCGATGGCGTCGAGAAGGGACATGCCAGCGCGGTGCTTGCGGCCTCGATCTTCCACTTCGGCACGTATTCGATCCCCGAAGCGAAGGACTACATGGCCAAGGCCGGTCTCGCGATGCGGTTGGATCCGTAG
- a CDS encoding peptide chain release factor 3 gives MDQSSLTGAELPPEIARRRTFAIISHPDAGKTTLTEKLLLFGGAIQMAGAVKARGERRRTRSDWMQIEQQRGISVTSSVMTFERNGIVYNLLDTPGHSDFSEDTYRTLSAVDAAVMVMDAAKGIESQTRKLFEVCRLRDIPIITFINKIDREAEDPLTLLDQIASDLALDLVPMGWPVGMGSDFRGVLDLVGNKILLPESAERGASYGHSQPLDTFEGLRRIEGIDERIADRTIEGVELAQGALPQFDLAAFREGHLSPVFFGSALKNFGVEQLLDALGQWAPGPLPRAATQRTVEPGEDQVTGFVFKVQANMDPNHRDRMAFVRLCSGRFKRGMKLIHVRENKAMTVSSPTFFFGQGRETADEAWAGDIIGVPNHGTLRVGDTLSEKEALKFTGIPNFAPELLRRVVIQDAMKAKQLNRALDDLAEEGIVQVFTPIAGGRQILGVVGQLQFEVLQSRVAVEYGVPITLEQPPYELARWVSADDPAKLQKFVDGHRGELATDRDGALVFLAENPWMLKYKSEKFPDIKFAALRERGA, from the coding sequence ATGGACCAATCCTCGCTTACCGGGGCCGAGTTGCCGCCCGAGATCGCGCGCCGACGGACATTCGCGATCATCTCGCATCCTGACGCCGGCAAGACGACGCTGACGGAAAAGCTTCTTCTGTTCGGGGGAGCGATCCAGATGGCGGGCGCGGTCAAGGCGCGCGGCGAACGCCGCCGCACGCGTTCCGACTGGATGCAGATCGAGCAGCAGCGCGGCATCTCGGTCACGTCGTCGGTCATGACCTTCGAGCGGAACGGCATCGTCTACAACCTGCTCGATACGCCGGGCCACTCCGACTTCAGCGAAGATACGTACCGGACGCTTTCGGCCGTCGACGCCGCCGTCATGGTGATGGACGCGGCCAAGGGCATCGAAAGCCAGACGCGCAAGCTTTTCGAAGTTTGCCGGCTGCGCGACATTCCGATCATCACGTTCATCAACAAGATCGACCGCGAAGCCGAAGATCCGCTGACGCTGCTCGATCAGATCGCGTCGGACCTGGCGCTCGATCTCGTGCCGATGGGGTGGCCGGTCGGCATGGGTTCCGACTTCCGCGGCGTCCTCGATCTCGTGGGCAACAAGATCCTGCTGCCGGAGAGCGCGGAGCGCGGGGCGTCCTATGGGCATTCGCAGCCGCTCGACACGTTCGAGGGATTGCGCCGGATCGAAGGTATCGACGAGCGCATTGCGGATCGGACGATCGAAGGCGTCGAACTTGCGCAGGGTGCTCTGCCGCAGTTCGATCTCGCGGCTTTCCGCGAGGGACATCTGTCGCCTGTCTTCTTTGGCAGCGCGCTGAAGAATTTCGGCGTCGAGCAGTTGCTCGATGCGCTCGGGCAATGGGCGCCGGGCCCTCTGCCAAGGGCCGCGACGCAACGGACGGTCGAGCCCGGCGAAGATCAGGTGACGGGCTTCGTCTTCAAAGTGCAGGCGAACATGGACCCGAACCATCGCGATCGCATGGCGTTCGTGCGGCTTTGCTCGGGGCGTTTCAAGCGCGGGATGAAGCTCATTCACGTGCGCGAAAACAAAGCGATGACGGTGTCGTCGCCAACGTTCTTCTTCGGGCAGGGCCGCGAGACGGCGGATGAAGCGTGGGCGGGCGATATCATCGGCGTGCCAAACCACGGAACGCTTCGTGTCGGCGATACGCTGTCGGAAAAGGAAGCCCTGAAGTTCACGGGCATTCCGAATTTCGCGCCGGAGCTTTTGCGCCGCGTCGTCATTCAGGATGCGATGAAGGCGAAGCAGCTCAACCGCGCGCTCGACGATCTTGCCGAGGAAGGCATCGTTCAAGTGTTCACGCCGATTGCAGGCGGGCGGCAGATTCTGGGTGTCGTCGGACAGCTGCAGTTCGAGGTGCTGCAGTCGCGCGTCGCCGTTGAATACGGCGTGCCGATCACACTCGAGCAACCGCCTTACGAATTGGCGCGCTGGGTTTCGGCGGACGATCCCGCGAAGCTTCAGAAGTTCGTCGATGGGCACCGGGGCGAGCTTGCGACGGATCGCGACGGGGCGCTCGTGTTCCTCGCGGAGAACCCGTGGATGCTGAAATACAAGAGCGAGAAATTCCCCGATATCAAATTCGCCGCGCTCCGGGAGCGCGGCGCTTAA
- a CDS encoding VOC family protein, with the protein MAKIVHMMIRVLDEARSVKFYEACFGLEIAERKEWPDFSLTYMRNLETGFEVELTVNKGRTEPYNLGDGYGHIAFVTGELEAVHKRIADAGYQPKDIKTMNFEGKPFGTFFFVEDPDGYKIEVLQRGGRFQ; encoded by the coding sequence TCGTCCACATGATGATCCGCGTGCTCGACGAGGCGCGCTCGGTGAAGTTCTACGAGGCCTGCTTCGGTCTTGAAATCGCAGAGCGCAAAGAGTGGCCGGACTTCTCGCTCACCTACATGAGAAATCTCGAAACGGGTTTCGAAGTTGAGCTGACCGTCAACAAGGGCCGCACCGAGCCCTACAATCTGGGCGACGGCTACGGCCATATCGCTTTCGTCACGGGCGAGCTCGAAGCCGTCCACAAGCGGATCGCAGATGCCGGCTATCAGCCGAAAGACATCAAGACGATGAACTTCGAGGGCAAGCCCTTCGGCACGTTCTTCTTCGTCGAAGATCCGGACGGCTACAAAATCGAAGTTCTGCAACGCGGCGGACGTTTCCAATAA
- the nth gene encoding endonuclease III: MAKASMKIVPPKIGSSVSKGKAGKPGAIAASKTRKPKLLDEAQIAEVFRRFQKVNPEPKGELEHINPYTLLVAVVLSAQATDAGVNKATRPLFKVVDTPEKMLALGEEKLRDYIKTIGLYRAKAKNVIGLSQRLVHDFGGQVPADRDALESLPGVGRKTANVVMNMAFEHPTMAVDTHVFRVANRIGLSHGTTPLAVEEDLLRVVPTEFLMHAHHWLILHGRYLCKARKPECWRCVISDICLFPDKTPAP, encoded by the coding sequence ATGGCCAAAGCGTCCATGAAGATTGTACCTCCAAAGATCGGAAGTTCCGTTTCAAAAGGCAAGGCCGGAAAGCCGGGCGCCATCGCCGCAAGCAAAACCCGCAAACCGAAGCTTCTGGACGAAGCCCAAATCGCTGAGGTTTTCCGGCGCTTTCAAAAGGTAAACCCGGAACCCAAGGGCGAACTCGAGCACATCAATCCCTATACGCTCCTTGTCGCAGTCGTCCTTTCCGCACAGGCGACCGACGCCGGCGTCAACAAGGCAACGCGGCCCCTTTTCAAGGTGGTCGACACGCCGGAAAAAATGCTCGCGCTCGGCGAAGAGAAGCTGCGCGATTACATCAAGACCATTGGGCTCTATCGCGCCAAAGCGAAGAACGTTATCGGGCTATCGCAACGCCTCGTCCATGATTTCGGCGGTCAGGTTCCAGCCGATCGCGACGCGCTCGAATCTTTACCGGGCGTCGGCCGGAAAACCGCGAACGTCGTGATGAACATGGCGTTCGAGCATCCGACGATGGCGGTCGACACGCACGTCTTCCGCGTCGCCAATCGTATCGGCCTGTCGCACGGCACCACACCACTCGCCGTCGAAGAAGATTTGCTGCGCGTCGTGCCAACGGAATTTCTGATGCACGCGCACCATTGGCTGATCCTGCACGGCCGCTATCTTTGCAAAGCTCGCAAACCCGAATGCTGGCGCTGTGTCATCAGCGACATCTGTCTCTTTCCCGACAAGACGCCCGCGCCCTGA
- a CDS encoding sulfite exporter TauE/SafE family protein, which produces MALILEHALLPIFFAIVAALYASVGQAGGTGYIAIMGLAGYGPEVIKPTALALNVIVAAIGCARFARAGLLTWRSFYPFAILGAPFSVLGGISDLPRGLYQPAVGILLLAASALMIRSVERAAEIDRAAAATPPFWPSLLAGAVVGYVSGLTGVGGGIFLSPLVLAFGWIATRQAAAVSTVFNLLNSAAALAAIWTVIPAMPEPLPWWMLAVGIGGLFGSGLGIQFLSPKALRYILAGLLLAAGVRMVFA; this is translated from the coding sequence ATGGCCCTCATCCTCGAGCATGCGCTGCTTCCGATCTTCTTCGCGATTGTCGCCGCGCTCTATGCGTCCGTCGGACAGGCAGGCGGAACCGGCTACATCGCGATCATGGGCCTCGCAGGCTATGGCCCCGAGGTCATCAAGCCCACCGCCCTTGCGCTCAACGTCATCGTCGCCGCCATCGGATGCGCGAGATTTGCGCGCGCAGGTCTGCTGACGTGGCGAAGTTTCTATCCCTTCGCCATTCTCGGCGCACCGTTCTCGGTCCTGGGCGGCATCAGCGACTTGCCGCGCGGCCTCTATCAACCGGCGGTCGGAATATTGCTGCTCGCAGCGAGCGCATTGATGATCCGCTCTGTTGAGCGCGCGGCCGAGATCGATCGTGCCGCCGCCGCGACACCACCATTCTGGCCATCGCTCCTGGCGGGCGCCGTCGTCGGATACGTCTCTGGGCTGACAGGTGTTGGCGGCGGAATATTCCTCAGCCCACTCGTGCTCGCTTTCGGCTGGATCGCAACGCGTCAGGCGGCAGCCGTTTCCACGGTCTTCAATCTCTTGAACTCCGCCGCGGCCCTTGCCGCGATATGGACGGTGATACCCGCCATGCCGGAACCTCTCCCATGGTGGATGTTGGCCGTCGGGATAGGCGGACTGTTCGGCTCCGGACTCGGCATTCAATTCCTGTCGCCGAAGGCGCTACGCTACATACTCGCCGGCCTTCTTCTGGCGGCGGGCGTCAGAATGGTCTTCGCATAA
- a CDS encoding DUF2244 domain-containing protein, protein MIDNRSENQPSNGTQFVLHPHRSLPPGGFVIMMTLISLVSFVIGMVFFLMGAWPVFGFFGLDVALIYWAFKLNYRSGRLYETVTLSPELLKLTRVYPSGKREEFDFNPYWARVRCTVDRPDGRTSLRLAAQGKEVLFGQFLTDDERRNFADALTGALIASRGSRF, encoded by the coding sequence ATGATCGATAACCGGTCCGAAAATCAACCCTCGAACGGGACGCAGTTTGTGCTTCACCCGCACAGGTCTCTGCCGCCCGGCGGTTTTGTGATCATGATGACGCTGATCAGTCTCGTCAGTTTCGTCATCGGCATGGTCTTCTTCCTGATGGGAGCATGGCCGGTCTTCGGATTTTTCGGGCTCGACGTGGCGCTGATCTATTGGGCGTTCAAGCTCAACTATCGCTCGGGCCGGCTTTACGAAACGGTGACGCTGTCGCCGGAGCTTCTTAAGCTGACGCGCGTCTATCCATCTGGAAAGCGCGAGGAGTTCGATTTCAACCCTTATTGGGCGCGCGTTCGCTGCACGGTCGACCGGCCTGACGGGCGGACGTCACTCCGGCTTGCCGCGCAAGGCAAGGAAGTTCTGTTCGGACAATTCCTGACGGATGACGAGCGGCGAAATTTTGCCGATGCGTTGACGGGTGCTCTCATCGCTTCGCGCGGATCGCGGTTTTAG